In the genome of Cupriavidus malaysiensis, one region contains:
- the cysK gene encoding cysteine synthase A encodes MKVDNILHTIGGTPHIRIQRLFGDQHRVWIKSERSNPGGSIKDRIALAMIEAAEQDGRLKPGGTIIEPTSGNTGIGLAMVAAVKGYKLVLVMPDSMSIERRRLMLAYGATFELTPREKGMKGAIARAEELVASTPGAWMPQQFENPANVAVHERTTAREILADFPEGVDVLITGVGTGGHITGCARVLKDAWPKLKVYAVEPTASPVLSGGAPAPHPIQGIGAGFVPRILDSGLLDGIIQVDAEPAREMARRAAREEGLLVGISSGATLAAIAHKLPELPAGATVLGFNYDTGERYLTVEGFLPA; translated from the coding sequence ATGAAGGTCGACAATATCCTGCACACCATTGGCGGCACGCCGCACATCCGCATCCAGCGCCTGTTCGGCGACCAGCATCGCGTCTGGATCAAGTCGGAGCGCAGCAATCCGGGCGGCTCGATCAAGGACCGCATCGCCCTGGCCATGATCGAGGCCGCCGAGCAGGACGGCCGCCTCAAGCCGGGCGGCACCATCATCGAGCCCACCTCGGGCAATACCGGCATCGGCCTGGCCATGGTGGCCGCGGTCAAGGGCTACAAGCTGGTGCTGGTGATGCCGGACAGCATGTCGATCGAGCGCCGCCGCCTGATGCTGGCCTACGGCGCCACCTTCGAACTGACTCCGCGCGAGAAAGGCATGAAGGGCGCTATCGCCCGCGCCGAGGAACTGGTCGCGTCCACCCCGGGCGCCTGGATGCCGCAGCAGTTCGAGAATCCGGCCAACGTGGCCGTGCATGAGCGCACCACCGCGCGCGAGATCCTGGCCGACTTCCCCGAAGGCGTCGACGTGCTGATCACCGGCGTCGGTACCGGTGGCCATATCACGGGCTGCGCGCGCGTGCTGAAGGATGCCTGGCCCAAGCTCAAGGTCTATGCCGTCGAGCCGACCGCCTCGCCGGTGCTGTCCGGCGGCGCGCCCGCGCCGCACCCGATCCAGGGCATCGGCGCCGGCTTCGTGCCGCGCATCCTCGACAGCGGGCTGCTCGACGGCATCATCCAGGTCGATGCCGAGCCGGCACGCGAGATGGCACGCCGCGCCGCGCGCGAGGAAGGCCTGCTGGTGGGGATCTCTTCCGGTGCCACGCTGGCGGCGATCGCGCACAAGCTGCCCGAGCTGCCGGCCGGCGCCACGGTGCTGGGCTTCAACTACGATACCGGCGAACGGTACCTGACGGTGGAAGGGTTCCTGCCCGCCTGA
- a CDS encoding response regulator transcription factor translates to MRIASVEDDKDQSELIRQILVDAGHECTSFGDGRSLLRALRDQVFDLLLVDWQLPDIAGPEIVSWVRQNSGRLPPILFVTSRSQEEDIVAGLTVGADDYMIKPIRRAELNARVQALLRRAYPEAAQQEQIVRQGNYCLDAGARTVLVGGEPVEVSPREFELALFLFRNIGRLLSREVVEQAVWGRSIGAGSRTLDTHMSRLRIKLSLRPENGVRLTSVYSHGYRFESVNAADEQAE, encoded by the coding sequence ATGAGAATTGCCTCGGTCGAGGATGACAAAGACCAATCCGAGCTGATCCGGCAGATCCTGGTGGACGCCGGCCACGAATGCACCAGCTTCGGCGACGGCAGGAGCCTGTTGCGGGCCCTGCGCGACCAGGTCTTCGACCTGCTGCTGGTCGACTGGCAACTGCCCGACATCGCCGGTCCGGAGATCGTGTCCTGGGTGCGGCAGAACTCCGGGCGCCTGCCGCCGATCCTGTTCGTCACCAGCCGCTCCCAGGAAGAAGACATCGTCGCCGGCCTGACCGTGGGCGCCGACGACTACATGATCAAGCCGATCCGGCGCGCGGAACTGAACGCGCGCGTGCAGGCGCTGCTGCGCCGCGCCTATCCCGAGGCCGCCCAGCAGGAACAGATCGTCCGCCAGGGCAACTACTGCCTGGACGCCGGCGCGCGCACCGTGCTGGTGGGCGGTGAGCCCGTCGAAGTGTCGCCGCGCGAGTTCGAGCTGGCGCTTTTCCTGTTCCGCAACATCGGCCGCCTGCTGTCGCGGGAGGTGGTGGAGCAGGCGGTGTGGGGCCGCAGCATCGGCGCGGGCTCGCGCACGCTCGACACCCATATGTCGCGGCTGCGCATCAAGCTGTCCCTGCGCCCGGAGAACGGGGTCAGGCTGACATCCGTCTATTCCCATGGTTACCGTTTCGAGAGCGTGAATGCAGCGGATGAGCAGGCGGAGTGA